One genomic window of Coregonus clupeaformis isolate EN_2021a chromosome 12, ASM2061545v1, whole genome shotgun sequence includes the following:
- the LOC121578348 gene encoding 40S ribosomal protein S10: MLMPKKNRIAIYELLFKEGVMVAKKDVHLPKHPELADKNVPNLHVMKAMLSLKSLGYVKEQFAWRHFYWYLTNEGIQYLRDFLHLPPEIVPATLRRQMRPETARPRPKGMEGERGERPARFNREGGDRDNYRRSAAPPGGDKKAEAGAGSATEFQFRGGFGRGRGQQPPQE; this comes from the exons ATGCTGATGCCTAAGAAGAACCGTATTGCCATCTATGAGCTCCTCTTCAAAGAGGGCGTCATGGTGGCAAAGAAAGATGTGCATCTGCCCAAGCACCCTGAGCTGGCCGACAAGAACGTGCCCAACCTTCATGTGATGAAAGCAATGCTG TCCTTGAAGTCACTTGGGTATGTCAAGGAGCAATTTGCCTGGCGCCATTTTTACTGGTACCTCACCAATGAAGGTATCCAGTACCTGAGAGACTTCCTGCACCTTCCACCTGAGATTGTTCCCGCCACCCTGCGCCGCCAGATGCGTCCTGAGACCGCGAGGCCCCGGCCCAAGG gtatggagggagagaggggagagcggccCGCCCGCTTCAACCGTGAGGGGGGTGATAGAGACAATTACAGGAGATCTGCTGCACCAC CTGGTGGAGATAAGAAAGCAGAGGCAGGCGCTGGTTCAGCCACAGAGTTCCAATTC AGGGGTGGATTTGGACGTGGCCGAGGACAACAGCctcctcaggagtaa